In Oreochromis aureus strain Israel breed Guangdong linkage group 15, ZZ_aureus, whole genome shotgun sequence, a single genomic region encodes these proteins:
- the gzf1 gene encoding GDNF-inducible zinc finger protein 1 yields MMGTKVVQLTSGSHHEHILASLHDLRLQGQLSDVTVQVDYEGDVQEFHAHQVMLAASSGYFKKILLSPDTSRDKLSLSNMHSEDFSAFLEFVYTGKADVAGDRIGNVQAVAEFLDCDDLLKVCGEALSAEMIQKPTKKSSKVVTPDDVHGAQKEEKANGKRQCRSLLVKRQLSPHRLVTEVTSKRFKAKKTVKDEKRRGRKLQVKLSGSKVLQRSVCTKIVPLNIKNQTIDKDGEEDESRTEDKAEPEKEKAKEDKCLLGDPASDGDDWECEDDAQSKDSRDPLFLPPGEEQEEEEEDEEEQSKQTLKQSSKAQFQCNKCQRTFHYEKSYLKHISTYHGVKADVVYRCETCSQTFANRSNLKIHEKHVHSNERLFVCESCNKTFKRKKDVVRHQRQVHERNLRHICPDCGKALSSKTALLLHERTHTGTKPFECTDCGARFTQNSALKMHRRTHTGEKPFACDECDARFTQKHMLAYHKRSHTGEKPFMCEACGKNFASKEYLRHHSNIHTGSRPYKCEICGRGFAQRNSLHQHLKIHTGERPYSCKDCDKQFTQLNALQRHQRIHTGEKPYMCGLCKRTFTDKSTLRRHTTIHDSDAPWKTYLVVLEGNVEEKKPRSPTKIKTEKAGPGENKSAPRKSAATAAGDAPDAAGKTHIDSIVIPSEPVAVPAEWTSHGAITLVSHSTIGGITVIHTDVTPGTQLQPIVATDNTGTSVISLDGSAIPVPFPLPVSMAHSVPLSCEAPSTSLSVPTLSVPVSEGFLASVSQIPGVSTSSVLEAAASQTILAPVSDSKAASDTEPLDPNIQTMVIGKNDCGKNQPVSKVKNKKGLN; encoded by the exons ATGATGGGGACCAAAGTGGTCCAGCTTACCTCAGGCTCGCATCATGAGCACATTCTGGCTTCTCTGCATGACCTGAGGCTGCAAGGTCAGCTGAGTGACGTCACCGTGCAGGTGGACTATGAGGGAGATGTGCAGGAGTTTCATGCCCACCAGGTGATGCTTGCTGCATCCAGTGGCTATTTCAAGAAAATTCTGCTGTCTCCGGATACATCTCGAGATAAACTGTCTCTCTCAAATATGCACTCGGAGGATTTCTCTGCGTTTCTGGAATTTGTGTATACCGGTAAAGCTGATGTTGCCGGAGACAGGATAGGTAATGTTCAAGCAGTGGCAGAGTTTTTGGACTGTGATGATCTGCTGAAGGTTTGCGGCGAGGCCTTAAGTGCAGAAATGATACAAAAGCCCACAAAGAAAAGCTCAAAAGTTGTGACTCCAGATGATGTGCATGGTgctcaaaaagaagaaaaggcaaACGGGAAGAGGCAGTGTAGAAGCTTGCTGGTTAAGCGGCAGCTGTCTCCACATAGGCTGGTGACAGAAGTCACTTCAAAAAGATTCAAGGCAAAGAAAACAGTGAAGGATGAAAAAAGGCGGGGAAGAAAGCTACAGGTGAAACTGTCTGGCAGTAAGGTGCTACAGAGAAGCGTTTGTACTAAAATAGTGCCTTTAAACATCAAAAATCAAACTATTGATaaagatggagaggaggatgAGAGCAGGACTGAAGATAAGGCTGagccagagaaagaaaaagccaaAGAAGACAAGTGTTTACTGGGAGACCCTGCCTCTGATGGGGATGACTGGGAATGTGAGGACGATGCGCAGAGTAAGGATTCTCGGGACCCGTTGTTTTTACCACCtggagaggagcaggaggaggaggaggaggatgaggaggaacaATCCAAGCAGACTTTAAAACAATCATCCAAGGCCCAGTTCCAGTGCAACAAGTGCCAGCGGACTTTCCACTATGAGAAAAGCTACTTAAAGCATATCAG TACGTACCATGGCGTGAAAGCAGATGTGGTTTATCGCTGTGAGACCTGCTCGCAGACCTTCGCAAACCGCAGCAATCTGAAAATCCACGAAAAGCACGTTCACAGTAATGAGAGGCTCTTCGTCTGCGAATCCTGCAACAAGACCTTTAAGCGAAAGAAGGATGTCGTCCGCCATCAAAGACAG GTGCATGAACGCAATCTGCGACACATCTGTCCTGACTGCGGGAAAGCACTCAGCTCCAAAACTGCCCTGTTGTTGCACGAGaggacacacacaggcacaaaacCCTTTGAGTGTACTGACTGCGGGGCCAGATTTACCCAGAACTCTGCCCTCAAGATGCACCGCAG GACTCACACAGGAGAGAAGCCATTTGCATGTGATGAGTGTGATGCACGGTTCACTCAGAAGCACATGCTGGCCTACCATAAGAGATCGCACACAG GAGAGAAGCCATTCATGTGCGAAGCCTGTGGGAAAAACTTTGCATCTAAAGAATACCTGAGACACCACTCAAACATCCACACAGGCTCCAGACCATATAAGTGTGAAATTTGCGGTAGAGGCTTCGCTCAGAGGAACTCTCTCCACcagcatttaaaaatacatacag GCGAGCGTCCGTACAGCTGTAAAGACTGTGACAAACAGTTCACTCAGCTCAACGCACTGCAGAGGCACCAGCGTATTCACACAGGAGAGAAGCCCTACATGTGCGGCCTCTGCAAACGCACATTTACGGACAAGTCCACCCTACGCAGGCACACTACG ATTCATGACTCAGATGCTCCGTGGAAGACCTACCTGGTGGTGCTGGAGGGAAACGTGGAGGAAAAGAAGCCCAGATCTCCCACTaagataaagacagaaaaagcagGACCAGGAGAGAATAAGAGCGCGCCCAGAAAAAgtgctgctactgctgctggCGATGCTCCTGATGCTGCTGGTAAAACCCACATCGACTCCATTGTGATTCCATCTGAGCCAGTCGCTGTTCCTGCTGAGTGGACCAGTCACGGAGCCATCACTCTGGTCAGCCACAGCACTATCGGCGGGATCACTGTTATCCACACTGATGTCACACCAGGGACTCAGCTCCAGCCCATCGTAGCCACTGACAATACAGGGACCAGTGTCATTTCTTTAGATGGGTCAGCCATCCCTGTTCCCTTCCCTTTACCAGTGTCCATGGCTCACTCTGTCCCCTTGTCCTGTGAAGCGCCCTCTACCTCTCTGTCTGTACCCACTCTCTCAGTTCCTGTTTCTGAGGGGTTTTTAGCATCAGTCTCACAGATCCCAGGAGTTTCTACATCATCTGTGCTGGAAGCTGCAGCTTCGCAAACTATTTTGGCTCCAGTTTCAGACTCTAAAGCCGCTTCAGATACTGAACCTCTGGACCCCAACATTCAGACTATGGTTATTGGTAAGAATGATTGTGGAAAAAATCAGCCAGTATCAAAAGTGAAGAACAAGAAAGGACTAAACTGA